One window from the genome of Gemmatimonadales bacterium encodes:
- a CDS encoding metallopeptidase TldD-related protein — protein GQVDITSGKFVFSASEAYLIENGKVTRPVKGATLIGNGPDVLTRVSMVGTDLQLDSGVGTCGKEGQSVPVGVGQPTLRIDGLTVGGTQHD, from the coding sequence GCGGCCAGGTGGACATCACCTCGGGCAAGTTCGTGTTTTCGGCGTCCGAGGCCTATCTGATCGAAAACGGCAAGGTCACCCGTCCGGTAAAGGGTGCGACTCTCATCGGCAACGGCCCGGACGTGCTCACGCGCGTGTCCATGGTCGGGACCGACTTGCAGCTCGACAGCGGCGTCGGCACCTGCGGCAAGGAAGGCCAGAGCGTGCCCGTGGGCGTGGGCCAGCCGACGTTACGCATTGACGGCCTCACCGTTGGCGGTACGCAACATGACTAA